The Halostagnicola larsenii XH-48 region GTGGGTGGCGACGGTCTCCGCGATGGAATCGTACGCACCCACGTCGCCGATCGCGATATCGACATCGGCGGGGAGCGATTCGCCGTCCGGCGTTCTCGACAGCGCCGTCACTTCGTGGCCGCGACCTGCCAGTTCCGCACACAGGATCGATCCGATAAAGCCGGTTCCGCCGGCGACGAGGACGTTCATACGCGATATGTGGGCTCGAGTGAATAAAAATCGGTTGCCTACGCGTGCGTCCGATACCGACAACGCGTCGCTGGTCGCGAACTCGGCGGGTCCGTACCCGCGAACGGTAATTCGACAGATTGTAGTACTCACCGCCGCGAACTCCGGGCATGCTCGTCACGCTCGAGGGACTGGACGGCAGCGGGAAAACGACCGTCTGGGAGGCCCTCCACGAGGTCTACCCCGACGCGACGTTCACCCGCGAACCGACCTCGGGGCCGACGGGGTCGTGGTACGGCGACGCCGTCTACCGCTCGATCGAGGACGACGACGCGGACTCGCTGGCCGAACTGTTTCTCTACACCGCAGACCACGCGGATCACCTCTCTCGAGTGATCGAACCGGCCCTCGAGCGCGGCGACCTCGTGATCTCGGATCGCTACTCCGACTCCCGGTACGCCTATCAGGGGGCGACCCTCGAGGGCGAGATCGACCGCCCGCTCGAGTACATCGTGGACATCCACGAGGCGTTCTCGATCGATCCCGACCTAACGATCTACCTGGATCTCGACGCCGAAACCGCCGCCGCCCGCTCGGGATCGACGAACAAGTTCGAGCGCGCCGAGTATCTCGAGTCGGTCCGGGAAAACTACGAGCGGCTCATCGAGCAGGACTCGGACCGATTCGTTCGCGTCGATGCAACCCAGCCGCCGGAGGTCGTTCTCGAGCGGGTTAAACGCGTTCTCGAGCAGGCGCTCGAACGGGAAGACTCAGATCCGACGCGTTAATCGACTGAGAATAGCTGGCGAAATCAGTTCGTTGGCTTCGAGACACGCTGCGTTAGCGAGTGCCGTTTCGATCGGCAAACCCCGTCCCGTCCCATCCGTTGTTCCTCGAGCGGACCCATCTCTCGAGCTTCCAGGCCAGTACCGACAGGAGTGCGGCTGGACCGAGCAGCAGGAGTCCCATTCCGCTGATCTCGGCCATGTAGAAGGCGTGTCCGTAGAGAACGTACGGGACGATGAGCACGAACGGACCGAGCGGCGTGACGAATCCTCCCTGACACACCGCACGCAGCGGGATTGCGGCGGCTGCAGTCGCGAAGAACAACACGATCAGTGCCGTTCCCGGCCCGCCGAAGAAGAATCCGAGTACGCTCGCTGGCACGCCAACAAGTCCCGCCGCTGTCGCAATCACGACGCGA contains the following coding sequences:
- the tmk gene encoding dTMP kinase, which produces MLVTLEGLDGSGKTTVWEALHEVYPDATFTREPTSGPTGSWYGDAVYRSIEDDDADSLAELFLYTADHADHLSRVIEPALERGDLVISDRYSDSRYAYQGATLEGEIDRPLEYIVDIHEAFSIDPDLTIYLDLDAETAAARSGSTNKFERAEYLESVRENYERLIEQDSDRFVRVDATQPPEVVLERVKRVLEQALEREDSDPTR